acatgaatcttcgacaaggcgatggaggTTCTCCTGTCTCGTTTTCAACGTGGTGCTGGAAgttgttatgcggagagcgggcttcaacatgcggggcatgattttcaacaagtcggacctgattacgaacgtcacttcacagtgaaaacgaaatgaagtgcacATTGTTTGCCGATTGATCCTTTCACTGAATaattcgctttcgttcgttcaaatatgatcttacaaaAAACATTACCCCCAGTGGCATTCTTTTGATTTTCGTACTacaaatcatgacacaaaagagaacgagacaactctgcttcgGTTCGCACTCCATGATGCACCAGCACGCAAGCAAAACCGTCATGAAAGTTTTCGGTGCAGAACGTTTatattcttctttgcctctaactcaTTACATgtcgaacctctccatgcattATGAAACAGTaggatcatacggactacgcaGAGCGATGATTCATGTTCATTAACACTGTAAATGCTGCTGTAAATTTCGCAGCCACAAATACTGATTCaaaagtctcagagagtgcaaactatgtgAATATTGAACTAATCAGATGCTCAGGGAAtggtcagattatatttttcatttttaacattgctatcccttgaaatctACATATAGACATATAGACCGCAAAGCTTTACTAGCAACACCActccagtgagaaacaaaaactctctcgttATAGCCCTTTTCGCATTCGCTGCTGATGGTGTTCCGGAagtaggagagagagagagagagagaaagagagagagagagagagagagagagagagagagagagagagataacgATTACTTTGTGCTTGAGATTGGATTGTGAGTGTTTCTCACCACTACATTTGTGAAATACACCAGCGATTAATTGCAGTTAGAACGCAATAGTAGAAAATACGATGGAGTCAGAAAACAGATTACTTACGATGCGGTAAAAGAATTGGATATTTGTCAGCTGAAGATTTCGGATGCTGAATTCGCTTTGTCGGGTAATCAGATAGCCCCGAAAATTTTATCGGTATTGTTACATTTGGCGAACAGATTGAGGGTGTTAAGTGATAATGCGAGTGACGTTGTGAAACAAAACGCTGAACGATTGTTGTTGAAAGTGATTGGGTATCTAAATAGATATTTCGGAAGTGATGACACTAATACAACTGTTATTGAAGTATCGCAGGCAAGAAATTCCGAAGAAGGTGTCCGTGGAAATGTTGAATCAAATGATGATGAGAATGTTGAAGTGATGGGTGTGTGTAGTGTACCGGATCCGACAGATGGAAATAGGGAACCGCTAAAGGAACTCCAGTGTAATACAGCAGAATTAGATATGATTGATTGCCTACGACGACTAGGTGTGTTAGACAAGTCGCCTGAGCAAACCGATATGAACAATATTCGAGACGCTTTATTGGCATTAGAGAGCGAACTCAACCAATCTAGAAAATATAGCAACAATTCTTGCTTACGAACGGTTCAAAGTAGTGTGGTAACATCGTCACACTGTCTTTCGAATACGGTTTACACTAACACCAATCCATCCACTTCAATTAGCATGTACACCGGGACAACTCCTAAAGTTTCGTTTTCTTCCATAGTTAACACGATTACCGTGTCTCAATATTCTCGACCGATAGTGTCTGTTCGCGACACTGTTTCGCCGAAATCTCGCACAATCCGAgaactttaaaataaaataactttCCGACTATCGAATTTCGGACGAGAGATAACTCGCGGAACTTGCGTATAAAATTGAGATTTGAAAGTAAAAACTCGTGGATAGATGTTTAATACTCCGAGGCTATATTCCAACTGATTTTACAATTCTCATTTATTGCCTTCATGGCCTTtatatatgtgtgtgaaacAATAGTTAGTAAAGTGGTAATAGATTACTTCCTGTTACAGTATTTGAACTGTGTATACGTATACTATGTAAACTGTGGTAATGGGTAGTGGGATTCTAGTGTCCTACAGTTTGAATTTACATTAATAGAATTACacaaatatttctcttctgaGACACACACGGCCCCGTTGAAACGGTCCGTTTCAACCTTGCTGCTCTGGTAGTTGCTTATCTGTTGGTTGTTGATCTTCAGTATTGACAGCATCGTCTGTGGCATCTATTGGTAGTACACTGATCTCCGTCACAGCTCGTTTGTAGTGTCCATGACTCGTCCGCACGAGAACCACTCTAACTAGTCCGTCTTGGCCGGCGTACGTTTCCACGATTTTGCCAAGATTCCACAAGAATGGAGGAAGATTACTCTGCTTCAGCAAGACTAAGGCTCCCACCTGAATGTTCGTGGTTGCCCTTTTCCACTTTGAGCGTTGATGAAGCTGACTGACGTAGTCTCTGGACCACCGATTCCAGAAATCCTGTACAGAGCGTCGCATTGTCTGTAAACGAGAAAGTCGATTCGTGTTTATATTAGTGACATCAGGTTCTGGAATCGAAAACATTGGTTCTCCAATTAAAAAATGACCGGGCGTCAAAACAGCAAGGTCATCTGGGTGGTCCGTTAAGGGTGTGAGAGGCCGGGAGTTCAGGATGCCTTCAATATGGATAGTTGCCGTGGAAAATTCGTCCAAAGTGTAAGAATGTCCACCAAAAATACGACGAAAGTGAAATTTAAATGATTTCACTCCGGCCTCCCACAAACCCCCGAAGTGCGGGGAACGAGCCGGAATGAAGAAGAAGCTTATCCCAGAATCGACGCAATAATTCTTCCATTCATTCGACTTGAACTGGTCGAGGTACTTCCGACGTAACGTAGCCAATTCGCGATCAGCTCCGACGAAAGCTGTCGCGTTATCACAATGTAGCTCGATTAATCGCCCGCGTCGAGCTACGAACCGTTTGATAGCATTGATACATGCGGCCGTCGTGAGGTCGGGAACGATCTCGAAATGTACCGCTTTAACCGCCAGGCAAACGAAAACCGCCACGTACATTTTTATGCTCGCCCCCCTTCCATACAGCGGACGAACATTGAATGGCCCGCAGTAGTCAAGTCCTGTTTTCGAAAATACTCGCGATGGGATTACTCTGGCTGCTGGTAGTGGTGCCATTTGCTGGTGGCACTCGGTGGGTCGACAACGAAAACAGGTGATGCAATTACGAACCACCTTCCGAACCAAGTCTCTACCTCGCAGAGGCCAGAATCTCTGGCGCATTGTCGCCAATAATAAAGATGGACCGGAATGCGCCGTCCTCAAGTGTAGAGAATGTGcgatcaaaaaactcaaacggtGATTTGCTGGCAAAATCAGTGGATACCTAGAATCATATGGACCAGCAGTATTACTCAATCGTCCGTTAATGCGTAAAATATCATAATTATCGAGAAATAAGTTCAAATTTCTTAGAGGTGATTTGGTATCAAATTCAATTGGGTGAGATGTGTCGAGTTTGTTTCGTTTAAGTTGATGAATTTCTTTTGAAAAGGAGATCGCCTGAGCCAATCGCACCATTGACTTCAACGCTGTGTCTACTTCTGCTGGAGTTATACTGCCGGAACACCGTTCTGCTTTCGCACGTCGGCAGTTATTACTGAATCTTATACAAAAAGCGACGATCTTCAACAGCTTTCCCAACTCCGAAAATCGCTCGAAGATGGAATCATCAATTTCCACTGCTGCTAACACGACAATTGGACGTTTCTCCTGCTCGATGTCGCTGGAAGAAGAGATTAATGGTGGGATTGTTGGCCATGTATCTGCAGGTTGTGTGAGGAATGGTGGCCCATGCCACCACAAAGAATCATTAATAattttacttggttgagtaCCTCTGGATGTGCGATCCGCTGGATTGAGCTCAGAAGAGACGTAATTCCACGTAGCACCTCTGGTAAGGCGCTGAATCTCTGCTATACGATTCGATACAAACACTTTCCATTCGTGTGGTGGTGAACGAATCCAGTGGAGAACAACTGTGCTGTCTGTCCAAAAAACTACTGAGTTCGAAAAGTCTGTATTCGTTATCAGATTGTACACCAATTGGCTACCCAATACTGCAGCACACAACTCCAGCCTGGGTATGGATAAACCGCGAAGAGGAGCAACTCTCGACTTCGCTATCAGGAGCCGGTTTTCTTCGGCATCCGATCCGACGACATACACACAGCATCCATAACCTCTCGATGATGCATCACAAAAGCAGTGCAATTTATACTCTCGACGGTTCTCAGGAAACACGCACCTTGGTACGGTGATCTGTTTTAGTTGTTCCAATTCATCACGGAAAGCTTGCCACCACCGATTTTCATGCGCTGGTaattattcatcccaatccAGCCGTTTCGCCCACAATCCTTGCACGAACATTCTGGCACTGATTACGACTGGCCCCAAAAGGCCAAGAGGGTCGAACAACCTCGACATTTCGGACACTACAGTACGCTTGGTGATAACATCGAGCTTCTGTAGAGAAGGCACCTGGAATCCAAATCGATCGGTTCTCGGATTCCACAATAATCCAAGGGCTTTCGTGATCGCACTACGACCAATTTCCAACTGCGGAGAAGTCCCCCAAAATTCTTGGGGAATGTGCTGCAACACACTCGGATCGTTGGCACACCATTTTCGAAGAGTGAATCCTCCTTGAGCAAGAAGATCCTGTAATTGACGACAGGTCTCAGCAACTTCTTCGATATTATCTCCTCCTGCCAGGACGTCGTCGACGTAAAATCGTTTCGTGACTACGAATGCAGCAAGTGGATATCGATCTCCTTCGTCCTCAGCGAGCTTGTTCAATACACGTGCTGCTTGGTATGGTGAACATGCGAGTCCATATGTTACGGTCTTCAATTGGTACAGCTTCAGTGGCAGCGTAGAGCTCGACCTCCAAGCGACCTTCAAAAATTTTCGATCGTCTGGGTGCGTCCACACTTGCCTGAACATTTTCTCGGCATCAGCTGAGAACACGTACCGTGGGATCCGAAAGTTGACGACCGTTGCAAGTAAGGTTGGCTGAACAGTGGGTCCAGTAAACAGGATTTCGTTCAGTGAGAGTTGACCGTGAGATTTACTGCTAGCATCAAAAACGACCCTCGTTTTCGTCGTTGTGCTATCAGGCCGACGGATAGCATGATGAGGGAGACAGAACTGCGGGCCCGCGACACGAGAACATTCCTCCATATGCCCCATCTGTTTGTACTCCTCCATAAATTCCGTATATTCTTCCCGGAGCGTATTGTCCACAGcaaaatgtttttccatcatcgAGAATCTGTTTACAGCTGACCTGTAGGAATCGCCAAGAAGTGGAATTAGAGATTCCCTCAGCGGTAGCCGCACCGTATACCGTCCAGTTTCATCTCGCGTCACAGTGCGTTGGAAGTGATCTTCGACGTACTGCTCTTCTTGGGTTAGCGTCTTTCCCTCGTCGAAATCCTCAACCTCCCACATACGTTCGAGTTGGGAGTTGAGATCTTGATCGGTGGTCACGTGGCACACAACCGTTTCGTCCTTCTGGATTGCAGCCTTTCCAGAGATAACGTATCCAAATACGGTTTTCTGTAGAATAGGACATTGATCAGTTAGCGTTATTTGTTGCGACTCGAGAAGAGTGTAAAATAGTTCCGCCCCTATAATCAGGTCGATCCCATGACAAATATTGAATCTCGGATCAGCTAACGGCAAGTTACGAGGGACATTCCACCGAGAAATATCGACACTACGACTGGGGAGGTTAACGGTAAGTTTCGGCAATACCAAACATGGCAGTTGCTCTTCGAATCCCCCAAAACGTGATGCAAGCATAACATTAACTTTGAAATGGACGCTCACAGTTGCTTGTCCGATTCCGCTGACAGGAAGATTGATACGGGTTCGCTTTAGATTCAACTTCTGACAAAGTGTTTCAGAAATGAAGTTGGACTGTGAACCACTGTCCAAAAGAGCCCGCGCAAAGTGATAGCAGTTATTCACATCGCGCACACGAATGACGGCTGTTGATAAAAATACTGTGATTTCACGTCCATTGCATGATTGTGTAAAAGAGGTGGCGTGTTCCTGAGGGCAATATGGAAGATGTTCATTCTCGAGATTACCGAACGAACCTACCGACGACGAAGAAGGGGGGTCAGCAGTAACGACAGACGACGGATTGGTTTCAGATATCGACGCGATTGCCTGGGGTACCGAACGTGACAACACCTCCGGTGGTGCTTGCGCGACCGAGTACGAAATTCCTGCTCGAGATTTGGTCGACAATGCAGGAAAAATAACGGTGCACGCTTGGGACGTGCTGGGTGATTGTTCAACATCCGTCGCATCAACTACTGACGATGCTGACATCAACGGTGGAAGATGGAGCAGGCTATGATGTCTTTTTCCACATGTTCTGCACATACTGCTCCTACAATCCTTTGCGATGTGTCCGCTCCGTAAGCAATTGATACATAGTCGGTGTCGTTTAGCGAAATCAAGCCGATTGTTAGGTGATAACATCAGAAACGTCTCACACTGGATCAAAGGATGTACTTGTTTGCAACTCAAACACTTATTTACATTTTCAGAGGCCACGTGGGAGGAGGAAGGTTTTCCTCTATAAGATTTTACAGACACACTACTGGATGGAATACATGTAGATTTACATTTCTGTAGTGTGCGAGATCTTTTATGCATAAAATCGAGGAGatcttcatatttcggtttttcTTCCTCCTTACACTGACTCTCCCAAGCCATCAGTGATTTCTCATCTAACAGACTACTTAGACGTTCCACTAGGAAGGAGTTCCAATGAGCATTTCCTTCCTCGAGCTTATTGAGAATTCCGACATGACGATTGAACTCATCAGCTAACTCAGCCAATGAAGACTCCTTCTTTATGGAATTAATTTTCAAGATGGCAGACATGTGCTGTTTGATAAGAAAATTCGTGTTCTCATAACGGTCGCATACCGTCTTCCAAGCTATCAAGTAGTTGTCTCCAGTAATCGAAAAGGATGAAATCAAGCGAGAAGCTTCACCCTTGAGCGAACCACGCAAGTAATGGAGTTTTTGAACGTTCGAGAGTTGGGTGTTACAATGAATTACGGATTTGAACAAATCGTAGAACTCTATCCACTCTTCCGGATGACCGCGGAATTCCGGTATCTTCAATTCAGGAAGTTTAACGGACATGGTTTGAGGAGCAGGGGGTAAAAACGAGGGCTGTCTAACGGTTGGTGTGGGATCACGTTGGGGAAGTTTCCTAACCAGAGCTGCCTTCAGTTCGAAGTAATGATTTTGAAATCGTTGGCGAGTTTCCGAGAATTCTTGTTCCTCATCCTCAATTACTTCGATTTCATCATGGACAACCTCAAACTTTTCCCAGAGCTCATCAAGTCGCTCTATTCTAATCGCCACCTGGTCAACCTGGGTCACTTCGAAATCGTCGTTAAAGGTCTGAATCAATTCAGCCGATCCAAGAATATTACTTCTACGTCGTAAAAGAGTTTTATGATGGAGGGAGCCCTTCCTCAAAGTTGATTTCCTGGGCAGTGTCATCGCCAATGATCCAACAAGATAAGATGTACCCACCTGCTATTACCAGTTTGCTTACGATTCACTCGACCACGTGCCTCTGTTAACCTCAATTTCCAAGCTGGCTCCGGATTCGGGATTTCGACGACGTCCTTTTGGATTCCGTGATACCTTCTGCTACTGACGACAAATGTGCTGACCTCGACGACGAAGCAGTTGATTTTATTGCGATCAGCACAAATCGACAATTGATTCGACAGGATGGCACTCAACTCAGTAACACGTGGACACACGTTTCCAATTATCCTTTGTTAAAGGGGATATCGAATCCCGGGTTTCGGCACCATTAATTGTTCGCGACACTGTTTCGCCGAAATCCCGCACAATCCGAgaactttaaaataaaataattttccgaCTATCGAATTTCGGACGAGAGATAACTCGCGGAACTTGCGTATAAAATTGAGATTTGAAAGTAAAAACTCGTGGATAGATGTTTAATACTCCGAGGCTATATTCCAACTGATTTTACAATTCTCATTTATTGCCTTCATGGCCTTtatatatgtgtgtgaaacAATAGTTAGTAAA
The Toxorhynchites rutilus septentrionalis strain SRP chromosome 2, ASM2978413v1, whole genome shotgun sequence genome window above contains:
- the LOC129766512 gene encoding uncharacterized protein LOC129766512 encodes the protein MYVAVFVCLAVKAVHFEIVPDLTTAACINAIKRFVARRGRLIELHCDNATAFVGADRELATLRRKYLDQFKSNEWKNYCVDSGISFFFIPARSPHFGGLWEAGVKSFKFHFRRIFGGHSYTLDEFSTATIHIEGILNSRPLTPLTDHPDDLAVLTPGHFLIGEPMFSIPEPDVTNINTNRLSRLQTMRRSVQDFWNRWSRDYVSQLHQRSKWKRATTNIQVGALVLLKQSNLPPFLWNLGKIVETYAGQDGLVRVVLVRTSHGHYKRAVTEISVLPIDATDDAVNTEDQQPTDKQLPEQQG
- the LOC129766513 gene encoding uncharacterized protein LOC129766513, producing the protein MTLPRKSTLRKGSLHHKTLLRRRSNILGSAELIQTFNDDFEVTQVDQVAIRIERLDELWEKFEVVHDEIEVIEDEEQEFSETRQRFQNHYFELKAALVRKLPQRDPTPTVRQPSFLPPAPQTMSVKLPELKIPEFRGHPEEWIEFYDLFKSVIHCNTQLSNVQKLHYLRGSLKGEASRLISSFSITGDNYLIAWKTVCDRYENTNFLIKQHMSAILKINSIKKESSLAELADEFNRHVGILNKLEEGNAHWNSFLVERLSSLLDEKSLMAWESQCKEEEKPKYEDLLDFMHKRSRTLQKCKSTCIPSSSVSVKSYRGKPSSSHVASENVNKCLSCKQVHPLIQCETFLMLSPNNRLDFAKRHRLCINCLRSGHIAKDCRSSMCRTCGKRHHSLLHLPPLMSASSVVDATDVEQSPSTSQACTVIFPALSTKSRAGISYSVAQAPPEVLSRSVPQAIASISETNPSSVVTADPPSSSSVGSFGNLENEHLPYCPQEHATSFTQSCNGREITVFLSTAVIRVRDVNNCYHFARALLDSGSQSNFISETLCQKLNLKRTRINLPVSGIGQATVSVHFKVNVMLASRFGGFEEQLPCLVLPKLTVNLPSRSVDISRWNVPRNLPLADPRFNICHGIDLIIGAELFYTLLESQQITLTDQCPILQKTVFGYVISGKAAIQKDETVVCHVTTDQDLNSQLERMWEVEDFDEGKTLTQEEQYVEDHFQRTVTRDETGRYTVRLPLRESLIPLLGDSYRSAVNRFSMMEKHFAVDNTLREEYTEFMEEYKQMGHMEECSRVAGPQFCLPHHAIRRPDSTTTKTRVVFDASSKSHGQLSLNEILFTGPTVQPTLLATVVNFRIPRYVFSADAEKMFRQVWTHPDDRKFLKVAWRSSSTLPLKLYQLKTVTYGLACSPYQAARVLNKLAEDEGDRYPLAAFVVTKRFYVDDVLAGGDNIEEVAETCRQLQDLLAQGGFTLRKWCANDPSVLQHIPQEFWGTSPQLEIGRSAITKALGLLWNPRTDRFGFQVPSLQKLDVITKRTVVSEMSRLFDPLGLLGPVVISARMFVQGLWAKRLDWDE